The Cyprinus carpio isolate SPL01 chromosome A5, ASM1834038v1, whole genome shotgun sequence genome has a segment encoding these proteins:
- the sec14l8 gene encoding SEC14-like lipid binding 8 isoform X2, producing the protein MEFRKHMKVDTILTEWQAPEVIDKYLSGGMCGHDREGSPVWYDVIGPLDPKGMTHSASKQDLIKSKVRDCEILQKECDLQSERLGRNIESIVMVYDCDGLGMKHLYKPAIETYGEILTMFEENYPERLKRLLVIKAPKLFPVAYNLVKHFLSEDTRRKVIVLGSNWQEVLQKYIDPEELPAYYGGKLTDPDGDPRCRTRITFGSEIPKTYYVRDSIKVDYDQCVTIGRGSSHQVEYELLAPNCALRWQFTCEGADIGFGVYKKKKMGEWMKASEMKEIVPNERYNAHLVPEDGSLTCPEPGVYVLRFDNTYSIFQSKTVSFTVDVLLPSQVNQSER; encoded by the exons ATGGAATTTCGGAAACACATGAAAGTTGACACCATCCTTACGGAGTGGCAGGCGCCAGAG GTAATAGACAAGTATCTGTCTGGTGGGATGTGTGGCCATGACCGTGAAGGGAGCCCGGTCTGGTATGATGTCATCGGACCTTTGGACCCTAAAGGTATGACGCATTCTGCGTCCAAGCAGGACTTAATCAAGTCTAAAGTCAGAGACTGTGAAATTCTGCAGAAAGAGTGCGACCTACAGAGCGAACGG TTGGGTAGGAACATTGAGTCCATTGTTATGGTCTATGACTGTGATGGTCTGGGAATGAAGCACTTGTATAAGCCTGCTATAGAGACTTATGGAgag ATTCTCACAATGTTTGAAGAAAACTATCCAGAGAGACTGAAGAGGTTACTTGTCATtaaag CACCCAAACTGTTTCCTGTGGCATACAACCTGGTGAAACATTTTTTGAGTGAGGACACTCGCCGGAAGGTCATCGTACTGGGAT caAACTGGCAGGAGGTTTTACAGAAATACATCGACCCTGAGGAGCTCCCAGCGTACTATGGAGGCAAACTCACCGACCCTGATGGTGACCCCAGATGTAGAACTAGG attacATTCGGATCAGAGATTCCCAAGACCTACTATGTTCGAGACTCCATTAAAGTGGACTATGATCAGTGTGTGACTATTGGCCGTGGCTCATCTCATCAGGTGGAATATGAGCTCCTTGCACCAAACTGTGCGCTAAG ATGGCAGTTCACCTGCGAGGGTGCCGATATAGGTTTCGGTGTctataagaagaagaagatgggAGAGTGGATGAAGGCCAGTGAAATGAAGGAAATTGTGCCAAATGAGCGTTACAACGCACACCTGGTACCCGAGGACGGATCCCTCACCTGCCCAGAACCAGGAGTGT acgTTCTGCGATTCGACAACACATACAGCATCTTCCAGTCCAAAACAGTCAGCTTCACAGTGGACGTTCTCCTACCTAGTCaagtcaaccaatcagaacgcTAG
- the LOC122142444 gene encoding protein PRRC2B-like, which translates to MSDRLGQITKSKDGKSKYSSLSLFDKYKGKSIETQKTTVVARHGLQSLGKVAAARRMPPPAHLPSLKSESKGNDPNVIIVPKDGTGWANKQDQHDPKRSEKMLLRHQHCCPSRSLKRLCV; encoded by the exons ATGTCCGATCGTTTGGGGCAAATAACCAAGTCCAAGGATGGGAAAAGCAAGTATTCATCACTCAGCCTATTTGACAAGTACAAAGGGAAGTCAATAGAAACTCAGAAAACCACAG TTGTTGCACGACATGGCTTACAGAGTCTTGGCAAAGTGGCCGCTGCCCGGCGCATGCCCCCTCCCGCTCACCTGCCGAGTCTGAAGTCTGAGAGTAAAGGAAACGATCCCAACGTGATTATCGTGCCCAAAGACGGTACAGGATGGGCAAACAAGCAGGATCAACACGATCCAAAGAGGTCAGAGAAAATGTTGCTGCGGCATCAGCACTGCTGTCCATCACGCTCACTAAAACGTCTCTGTGTGTGA